The Deltaproteobacteria bacterium DNA window GGTGGGAAACGCGCAGCGCAGCCTGTGCTGCTTCGTGATGGTGCTCTCGTACTCCAGGGCGGTGTACGCGCACTTCGCGCTCGACATGTCGATGGAGAGCTTCTTGCGCGGCCACGTCGGCGCCTTCGAGGCCTTCGGCGGGGTCGCGCGCTCGATTCTGTACGACAACTTGAAGTCCGTCGTCCTGGAGAGGAACGGCGACGCTGTGCGCTTCAATCCCCGACTGCTGGAGCTGGCCGGCCACTACCATTTCGCGCCCAAGCCATGTGCTCCCTACCGAGGGAACGAGAAGGGCAAGGTCGAGCGGACCATCCGCTACCTGCGGGACAGCTTTTTCGCGGCGCGCCGCTTCAACGGCGTGGCAGACCTCAACCAGCAGCTCGGCCGATGGCTCAACGACACCGCGATGCAGCGGCCGTGGCCAGGAGCGCCGAACGGCAAGCGCGTCCACGACATGCTCGGGGAGGAGCGACCGAAGCTATTGCCATTGCCCGCAGTCCCCGCCTCCACGGACCGTGTGTCGGCGGTCGCCTCGGGCAAGACCCCGTACGTCCGCTTTGATGGAAACGACTACTCGCTGCCGCCGCGATTGCTGCGCAAGCCCCTCACTCTGGTGGCGACCGTCGACACCGTCCGGCTGCTCGATGGCTGCGAGGAGGTCGCTCGCCACGAGCGCAGCTACGACAGAGGTCGGCGTGTCGAAGATCGCGCCCACCTCGACGCACTGGCTGGAGAGAAGCGACGAGGAGCGGACCTGCGCGCGAAGGACGTATTGCGCACGGCCCTCAGGAACGCCCCCGCCTTCCTCGAAGCCCTCGTCACCCGGTCCTCCAGCCTCGCGCACGACGTGGCCCGGCTCGTCCGACTCCTCGAGCGCTACGGCGCCCGTGAACTCGACGCAGCGCTCGAGCAGGCGATGGGGAGGGGGGCGATCAGCGTGGCATCGGTGGCGCACCTACTTGATGAAAAGGCCCGCCGCCGCAAGCAGCCTCCGCCCATAGACGTGGTGGTCCCCGAATCAGTTCGTCACGTGCGGGTCACGCCACATGCGCTGGCTGACTACGACTCACTCTCGAAGAAGGACGGGGAGTCATGACG harbors:
- a CDS encoding IS21 family transposase; protein product: MTLPLDVVTRIRRLHFAEHWKVGTIAAQLGVHHEAVRHAIGIYGWGEAVGARVVRESMVQPWLPFIRGTLEQYPRLTATRVHEMVRARGYQGSVMHLRRYVRMLRPQARREAFFRVEALPGEEAQVDWGLFGKVAVGNAQRSLCCFVMVLSYSRAVYAHFALDMSMESFLRGHVGAFEAFGGVARSILYDNLKSVVLERNGDAVRFNPRLLELAGHYHFAPKPCAPYRGNEKGKVERTIRYLRDSFFAARRFNGVADLNQQLGRWLNDTAMQRPWPGAPNGKRVHDMLGEERPKLLPLPAVPASTDRVSAVASGKTPYVRFDGNDYSLPPRLLRKPLTLVATVDTVRLLDGCEEVARHERSYDRGRRVEDRAHLDALAGEKRRGADLRAKDVLRTALRNAPAFLEALVTRSSSLAHDVARLVRLLERYGARELDAALEQAMGRGAISVASVAHLLDEKARRRKQPPPIDVVVPESVRHVRVTPHALADYDSLSKKDGES